The DNA region AGCACAGAGGAGGGCCCCGCTTTATTCAGCCCCGGTCTGGTCTGCACTTCCATCTCAGGGTTTTCTGGGCCGGGCTTCCTGGGAGCCACTGTCCCAGGCCTGTCCCCAAGGGGCTCGGATGGGCTTCAGCAGGGCGGACATCGGTTGGGAGACCTGGTGGGACTCGTGAGCAGCCTGCCGGAACTCCCAGCTCACCAGCCCTGAACAGAGTTGAGAGGAGAGGACTCTGGCAGTGAGGAGCCTGGGGGAGGCATGAGGCACTGGCGTCCCAACGCTCGGTGGTGGCGGCGGGCAACGTGCTCCTACAAGTTGGCGGAAGTGGCTGATGGGTTCGGGTTCACATAAGAGAACCCACTGCCCCCGTTGCCTGCAGAGACCTAGGTGGGGAGAGGAGACCCAGGCTGAGAGGCGGTAGCTCTCCTGGGAGAAAGTGCCTCCAGGGCTCCCAGATCACACCCCAGGTCCGGGAGTCTAACTCTCAAAGGGTTAATTCGGAGGCACCTGCCAGGAACCACCCGGCAGCCAAGTGACTGTAAACAGGGCCCAGgactgctcctccccactccgcTCCCCTTCACTCCCTCCCCTTGGCTCTCATCAGCCCCCTTGTCCTCCCCTACTGCCCCGTCTCCATCCAtcctctgctcctccagcccaagcaggtgtgtgtgtgtctctgttgAGCTGGGACAAGGAAGTCCCAGGGCGAAGGAAAACAGGGTCGAGGAAAGgaaactcccctcccccacccgcagTGGCTCTCCAGCCCTAGGTGGCCGAAGTAATTATTTACTAGGTCCTGGAGAGAAAAGCCAggtgagggaagaaggaggagggctCCTTGCTTCCTCGGGCCTCCCAAGAACCCCATGGCACCAAGCTCACCTGGCTGGGTGAGACTTCctcccccacaccacacacaccccccattCCTGCCGGCCTTTCTAAATCGACCCTCCACTCCTGGGAGCTGAGTGGGGCGGCACAGGCGCTCATTCCTTCGGGAGTCCTGCTGGAGGGTTCCCCTGGCGCTGTTCAGCAGGCCAGCGAATGCTGTTTTGGAAATGCTGGTCGTGGGGACGCTCTCTCTCGAGATCCCCTTCCTCCCAAGGTCCCTTCCCCAGGCCTTCCCCCGACCCCAGCCCCTCTGACCCCGCCCCCTTGCCAGGCCCTCCTCAGCCTCTCACCTCTTCTAGGTTCTCTGGGCTTTCAGaagccctgcccagcccaggctctgcctccctgcccctgtgGGGACCCTCCTACCTCCTCATAGGGGCTGCGTGTGCTGCCTGGTGGCACATAGCGCCCATGGGTATGGTAGGTGGGGTACTCGCTCATAGGGTGGTAGGCGTCGCGGGTTGGAAAGAGGTCCAGCTGCCTACAGTTCTTCCGATGGCACCGACACACAGCCTGGGGAAAGGACATAATGGGGGTCGTGGGGTTCCTTCCAGCAGGGGGCCTCTGGTCAGGCCTGGAGACCCAACACTTACCAGGGCAATGACGTAGAGGATGGAGAGTGCAACCAGGACACAGACCAGAACCAGCAGGGCGATGccccagccaggtaccccagagCTGGACTGGCTGGCGGAAAGGAATGACACATCTTGCGCTAAACGGAAACGTAGTGGTCAGAACCTTCTCCCAAGGGAGGTGACCCTCCCCTTCCTAGCACCCTGGGGAAGAGCAGGAGCCTGGGTGCTGGAGAGAGAGGCCCTGCAGGCGTGGTGCTGGGCGGCAGGCGGGGACGGTGGACTCACCACTAACACCTGAGACGGACAGGTTATATTTGGCTAGCTCCTTTCTGTGCTCTTCAAACCGTGCCTTCACGGCGCAGGCATCGGTGACACCCTCGCGGAAGGCCAGAATTGATTCCACCAGCACAGATCCTGCTCTGGTCACAGGGAAACGGGCCCAGCTTCAGGTCAGCAATCCCCCGACGGCCGCGGCAACCTCCACTCCTCCCCTCCACACGGCCCACGCCCAGAACTGTACCTGAACTTGATGTTAGAGACACCCAGAAAAGTTTTCTGTTTATAAATCTGCAAAAACTGGGGTGAGAGGAGAAGGAATAAGGCTTGAGGCAAACAGGTCAGGCAGTTTGGAGGCTGATGCGGAGGGAGCACGGAGCACAGGAGAGAAAAGACACCTACTCACCAACTCAGAAATGTTTCTCAGCAGCTCCTGGTAGTATTTGGTGCTGGGATCTTCCAGAGAAGAGTTAAACTGGAGATTCAAAATGGAAAAGgacaggaagaagaaggagatcCTAGAAGACAACAGGGGAGAAGTGCTATGATTGGAGGAGGTGGGAGGTTCTACGCTATGGTGAGTGCTACCAGCAATAGTCCAGGTGCTGTGGCTGGCGGGGCCGCCGGTCGGGGATGAGGTGCCACGGGAGTCTGGGGATGNNNNNNNNNNCCCCGGCTGGTGGTCGAGCCCGAGGCGGGGCCGCCGGTCGGGGATGAGGTGCCACGGGAGTCTGGGGATGAGGTGCTGTGGTGCCCCCGGCTGGTGGTCGAGCCCGAGGTGGTGCTGCTGTCCCCTGCTGTAAGAAGTTGAGGTCACGGGGTTGGGTTAGGGGACAAACCAGAACGAGGAGGAAATACATCGACTGGCATCCTGAGCAGTAATGGCACAGAAAGGTCTGGAGAGTGGGCCAAATCCTGGGTagaccctcctcctccttcctggctgacagcctccctctccccaccctcctctgctCCTAGCTGTCTGTTTCTCCACTCCTAAAACCTAACCTCCTCTGACTCCCCGCCTGCTCCCCAGACTTCGCTCCAGGTCATTGTACTGCCCCTGGCGCCAGCTCTCTGCAGGGGCTGACTCTTCCGTCTGTCCTtagcctctctcctttcttctggcACAGACTGGGTTGCTCCTGCCTACAACTTCTGCCCCTTGGGGTACCATCTGCTAgcaaagaaaacccacagaaagGCTGGGAAGACGCCATGAGCAAGGCAGCCCCCTTCCCACCTTGTGCCCCTCACCTGTAAGCTGTTGGGATACcaggagcaagaggaagagaggggcctGGAAGCCCGGTGTCATGGTGGTGGTgaactgggtggggagggggcagagcagtCTCCCGAACGCGCTGCGTGTGAGGTGGGGCGGTCACAGGCACCTGCCGCTTTATACCGGTCCCTGGCCCGCCCTAGGCTCAGCCAAAGCAGGTGACAGGGGACAAaaccccgccccctccccccttccctacctcctgcttcctcctcctccctaatCATTCCTGGCCCCTCAGGTGGGAAACCTGGACTCCAACCACTCAAGCCTCTGACAACCTATTTGTTCTCCAAGTGGTCTCCTTCTTTCACCAACCACTCCCTGGCTCCAGAAGGCGGTGAAGGGTAGGGGGAATCAAGGCCCTGGGTCTCCCAGGCTCTCGTTTTTAGCCTCAGGGCGACAACCAAGGTGAGAAAAGGGTCAGAGGAAGTGGGCTAGGTCAGGCTCCTGGACAGCAGGCCGAGGAAGCTCACCCTCACGTCCCTCACCCCGCTCCCATTCTCACTGCACCCCTTGAAGCCCCgctgtgggggctggggaggaacgAGAAGCCTCGAGAAAGGGTGGGCTGGGTGCCCCTTTtggaccccctccccccgccccttcccgGAACCGCCGCTCCCTGTCCCGGTCCGCACGCAGATCCACCGAAACCCACAGTCCCCGCCCCTGCCGAAGCTTTCAGCAGCCGGCGTTCCCGCCTTGGCTTTCTCccgaggagggggcgggggaagaaAGTTCCACTTCACGCTCCACGGGACCGCAGGGTTATTCCGGCCCGGTCCTCCGCCAGGCGGCGGGCCGGGCTCTCCCGCCCCCTGGCGGCCCCCGGGAGCCTGGCGGCCGCGCGCGACAACGCAGGGACGCCCGGGTCGCGGGAGGGGccggagcgggggtggggggtgggggatgggcgcGCGGAGCCCCGGCGCGCAGGTCAGGGGCTCGGACGCAGAGCGCAGGGACGCGCCGCTCCGTGGGCGGAAAGGCTGACCGCTACGGGGACCCCGGGGCGCGTGGGGGCGGAGTCCGAAGGAGATGGCGCTCAGTGGGTGGGGTCGAGGTACCGGGAAGGGACACCGAGGTATATGGGAGAGGACAGCGGAATgtgggaggggaaatggggcaGGTTAATGACGCGTTTACGAGGCAGAGACTAGGTGGGGCAACAGAATGGTATTTGGGGGCCCAGAGCTATCATGGGGAGCACAGTGCAGTTGGGGGGAGGCAGGCACATGGTGGTGACCAGGGGACCGTATGTGAGGGGGGGTAATGGCAGGGGAGAAGTACGAAGGGCAGAAACGTTTGGGCACGGGGAGGTATTTGGGGCACAGCGCACGTGGAGCGTGGGGGTCGGGCTCCCTCCGGAGGTTACATCCCCCAGTTGCGTCCGCATTAGGAACAGTTCTCGGTCGCAGCGAGTAGACTGGACAAGGGACTTTCATAACACTTCGGTGCCACGGGGCTGGAGGGAAGCCGGGCGGCAGGCGAGGGGGGCGCGGACCGGAGGGGCGCGGAAGCCCCCCCACCCGCCCGCGGGGGAAAGCGCAAGCATCTAAGTGGGCGGTCCCAAAACTTCTGCCCCGGCGTTGCCAGGCAACAGCCATTCAGTCCGGTTGCTGGGACACGCGTCACCATGGCGACGGCTCCGCGCCACGCACTCCGAGTATTTAAAGAGCAAGCGCGCGCAACGGCTGGGTGTCGGAAAGCGGCTTTCCAGGCCACCGCGGTCTCCCCTCCTggcacccccacacacaccgtCCGCTCCCCCCTCGTCCAGGCGCCAAGTCTCTGGCATCCAGGGTGGACCCAACTCCCCGGCGCGACCCCGGTTCTGGGGCTGGTCCGGCTGCAGGCGGTGCGGAGCGGGATCCCGGGCCCCGGGCGGGCGGGAGGGACGGGACGCGGTGCAGTGTTGTTCCTTCCCCCGCCAATATTGCACTCGTCCCGGCCTccggcccccccggccccccggcctCCCCCTCGCCCCGAGCGGGCCAGCTCCAGCCCTCCTCTCCATCGGGACGACCTAAGATAGACTGGAGTGTCGCCGCTGCCACCGTGAGTAAGTGGGGCTGGGAGGACTTTAGCCATCTTCGGACTAGCCCCTCATGCTTCACCTACCCCAATCCAGcaccttccctcctccacccGGCCCCACACACAGCCAAACTTCTGTAGATCTCCAGCTTTCATCCTACCAGCCCCCTTCCTCACCCCCTCAGGTTCCTTCCTGCTCCCCACACTATCCCAGAAAATCCCTAAAATAAGCAACATGCACTAGCTTAGAAAACCACTGGAACTTTATGGCAATGTGGTGTTATCTTTCCTGGGGTTAGTGCCTGAGAAAAATATCCCTTGAAAGCTTCCCAACTCCTGAACAGTGGGGTCCCACCCCTCTGGGGCTAAACTCCTGTGGGTGCCAGAGGGGGGTCTGTGTTTGGCTGAGCTGCTGCAGATTAGACCCCAGCGTCTCCAGGATGGACCCCAAGGCCAGAGGGTCTAAAATCAGGATTCTGAATCCGGTGGCCGCCTCTTCACACTCTTCCCTGGAGCAGCTGCCTCCGGAACGGCTCAAAATCCTCGGGCACTGTGTCTGAGGAGGCAGAAATGATGACGGTCAGAAGATAGGACTCTCCCACGAGGGCGTCGGAAAGGTCAGGCTGATCTCAGTCTGGAGTCTCACCATTGCATCGGTATTGGAGATTGGACCAAATGATGTTTTCCTGGGAGAAGCAGAATACACCAAGACGCCCTCCCCGCATGGCTGTGTCAATGATCACCCCAGAATCCGCCACTAGCTGAGGACCCTCATAGAGCTTCACCCTGTCCAGGATAGGTGTCCATGCTGCTAGGATGCCAGTGGGCACTGGGCCATCAAGCCCAGGCCCCTGCTCATCCCCAGCCCCCCTGGAGCTCAccgggccagagggagagaacggaaggagggagagggaggaaggaaaggggagggacaCGGGTGCTCTTCTCAGGCCTGGGGCCCCTGCCTCTTTGTCCGCCCCCTTTGCA from Neomonachus schauinslandi chromosome 6, ASM220157v2, whole genome shotgun sequence includes:
- the MUC1 gene encoding mucin-1; this encodes MTPGFQAPLFLLLLVSQQLTDSRGTSSPTGGPASHSTWTIAGSTHHSVEPPTSSNHSTSPLLSSRISFFFLSFSILNLQFNSSLEDPSTKYYQELLRNISELFLQIYKQKTFLGVSNIKFRAGSVLVESILAFREGVTDACAVKARFEEHRKELAKYNLSVSGVSAQDVSFLSASQSSSGVPGWGIALLVLVCVLVALSILYVIALAVCRCHRKNCRQLDLFPTRDAYHPMSEYPTYHTHGRYVPPGSTRSPYEEVSAGNGGSGFSYVNPNPSATSANL